The genomic interval CCGCGGCAGCGTGAAGGTGCGCGCCCGCTGGCGCCACCTGCCGAAGGAAAACATCATCGAGATCTATGAGATCCCGTATTCCACGACCGTCGAGGCTGTCATCGACAAGGTGGCCGAACTCGTCAAGGCGGGCAAGCTGCGTGAGGTGGCCGACATGCGCGACGAGACCGACCTCAGCGGCCTGAAGCTCGCCATCGACCTCAAGCGCGGCGCAGATCCCGAGCAGGTCATGCAAAAGCTCTTCCGGCTCACGCCGCTGTGCGACAGCTTCGCCTGCAACTTCAACATCCTCATCGCCGGCAACCCGCGCGTGATGGGCGTGGGCGAGATCCTCGACGAGTGGATCGCCTGGCGCATGGAGTGCATCCGCCGGCGCGTGTTCTTCGACCTGCAGAAAAAGCGCGCCAAGCTCCACCTGCTGCAGGGCCTCGGCAAGATCCTGCTCGATATCGACCGCGCCATCGCCATCATCCGCAATACCGAGCGCGAGGCCGACGTAGTGCCGAACCTCATGGCGGGTTTTGATCTCGACGAGGTGCAGGCAAACTTCGTGGCCGAGATCAAGCTGCGCAACATCAACCGCGAGTACATCCTCAAGCGCACGGCCGAGACCGACGCGCTGGAAAAAGACATTGCCGACCTTGAGGCGACGCTCGAGAGCAAGCGCCGCATCCGCGGCATCATCATCCGCGAGCTCAAGGAGATCATCCGCAAGTACCCGTCGCCGCGGCGCACGGGCATCGTCGCGGCGGAGTCCGTGGCGCAGATGCCGGCCGAGGATCTTGTGCCGGATTACCCGGTGCAGCTGTTCCTCTCGCGCGAGGGCTATTTCAAGAAGATCACGCCGCAGTCGCTGCGCATGAGCGGCGAGCAGAAGTATAAGGACGGCGACGCGCTCAGCCAGAGCTTCGGCGCGACGAACCGCGGGGAACTTCTCATCTTCACCGACCGTCAACAGGTGTATAAGGCCAAGCTCTGCGACTTTGCGGACACGAAGGCGTCCGTGCTCGGCGTGTACCTGCCGACGGTGCTGTCCATGGACGCCGACGAGCACGTCCTGTGCATGGTCGACCCCGGCGACTACCACGGCGAGCTGCTGCTCGTATTCGAAAACGGCAAGGTCGCGCGCATCCCCGTCTCGGCGTATGAGACCAAGACGAACCGCCGCCGCCTGACCGGCGCGTATTCGGACAAGAGCCCGCTCGTGGCCGTGCTGCCGCTGTACGAGGGCAGCGAGGTCGTGCTCTTTGCGTCCGACGGGCGCGCGCTGCTCTTCCCGCCGGAGGCCGTGTCGCTCAAGGCCTCGCGCACGACGCAGGGCGTCGCCGTCATGGCGCTGAAGAAAAAGGCCGTTGTCACGCAGGCACAGTTTGCGCCCGATACGCTCATCCGCAACCATGCGCGCTACCGCGCCAGGAGTCTGCCGGCCGCCGGCGCGCTGCTGCGCGAGGACGACCGCGGCGAGGAGCAGATGAGCCTGATCTGAGGAGAGAGAGATATGGATCTGCATCGCTTTTCCG from Clostridiales bacterium carries:
- a CDS encoding topoisomerase IV, with product MPRKKAPEIKKTVDPNVVGLKAEVISQPITETLEQNYMPYAMSVIVSRAIPEIDGFKPSHRKLLYTMYKMNLLTGGRTKSANIVGQTMRLNPHGDAAIYETMVRLSKGYDALLTPFVDSKGNFGKVFSRDMSYAASRYTEAKLAPICAELFGDIDSDTVDFVDNYDGSMKEPALLPTRFPNVLVSANLGIAVGMASQICGFNLEEVCRTTIAYLENPNHDLLSTLPAPDFPTGGEILYDRDEMAQIYRTGRGSVKVRARWRHLPKENIIEIYEIPYSTTVEAVIDKVAELVKAGKLREVADMRDETDLSGLKLAIDLKRGADPEQVMQKLFRLTPLCDSFACNFNILIAGNPRVMGVGEILDEWIAWRMECIRRRVFFDLQKKRAKLHLLQGLGKILLDIDRAIAIIRNTEREADVVPNLMAGFDLDEVQANFVAEIKLRNINREYILKRTAETDALEKDIADLEATLESKRRIRGIIIRELKEIIRKYPSPRRTGIVAAESVAQMPAEDLVPDYPVQLFLSREGYFKKITPQSLRMSGEQKYKDGDALSQSFGATNRGELLIFTDRQQVYKAKLCDFADTKASVLGVYLPTVLSMDADEHVLCMVDPGDYHGELLLVFENGKVARIPVSAYETKTNRRRLTGAYSDKSPLVAVLPLYEGSEVVLFASDGRALLFPPEAVSLKASRTTQGVAVMALKKKAVVTQAQFAPDTLIRNHARYRARSLPAAGALLREDDRGEEQMSLI